In Besnoitia besnoiti strain Bb-Ger1 chromosome IX, whole genome shotgun sequence, a single genomic region encodes these proteins:
- a CDS encoding hypothetical protein (encoded by transcript BESB_013090): MEPPAAPPARAQADALTSEDSRSTRPVAAARAEDLRGPHGCLTPWIRLSPPLLAGHKHSESVLQQFYNRLPVRKRFLKAIRKGTLIWDKGQVKIPPIAMQGYGLPNKLVLPHQQEFNNKLPKFKGKINHLKAPRIWFQD; encoded by the exons ATGgagccgcccgcggctccgcctgcTCGCGCTCAGGCCGATGCCCTGACTTCGGAAGATTCCCGTTCGACTCGCCCTGTAGCTGCAGCCCGTGCGGAGGACCTCAGAGGCCCACACGGCTGTCTTACCCCCTGGATTCGGTTGTCTCCACCGCTGCTTGCTGGGCACAAGCATTCGGAGTCGGTGCTACAGCAATTCTATAACCGCTTACCCGTGAGGAAAAGATTTCTCAAAGCCATCCGCAAAG GCACCCTGATCTGGGACAAGGGCCAAGTGAAGATTCCGCCGATTGCAATGCAGGGCTACGGCTTGCCAAACAAGCTGGTTTTACCGCATCAGCAGGAATTCAACAACAAACTGCCCAAGTTCAAAGGGAAGATTAACCATCTGAAGGCGCCCCGCATTTGGTTTCAGGATTAG